The following proteins are co-located in the Syngnathus scovelli strain Florida chromosome 21, RoL_Ssco_1.2, whole genome shotgun sequence genome:
- the LOC125991636 gene encoding transcription factor COE3 yields the protein MPLTTWRKEAGWPGCRGDASDGDGVREAEAERRLQSEPMAKEGPSPDSGGKKALAPGAALRVVPRSRAQSRPPEPRSESSPGAALAAAPSLCSRLGHMKAKAWPGLAWPRDGLARGSTPSLKEEPLAARSWMHSSGMLDAMQSGAGLARAHFEKQPPSNLRKSNFFHFVLALYDRRGQPVEMERAAYVDFVEKEKEPTAEKTNNGIHYKLQLLYANGARGEQDLYVRLIDSVSKQAIVYEGQDKNPEMCRVLLTHEIMCSRCCDKKSCGNRNETPSDPVVIDRFFLKFFLKCNQNCLKNAGNPRDMRRFQVAVCTTLNVDGHVLAVSDNMFVHNNSKHGRRARRLDPSEAACPCIKAVSPSEGWTTGGATVILIGENFFDGLQVVFGSMLVWSELITPHAIRVQTPPRHIPGVVEVTLSYKSKHFCKGAPGRFIYTALNEPTIDYGFQRLQKVIPRHPGDPERLPKEVLLKRAADMAEALYAAPPGNQETILKRAADVAEALYSVPRSHPPHAMMGVGSFGGGQLALDLNDAAQGGYAPGSGQPSPRGYAPSPPNQQSNYGAYGNSSMPNLGLASSPNFLNGSSANMPYGIVATSPTVSGCSSAHGVFAFSASVKTKSAFAPVVRPAAAAAASATPPLPPPNNCGLNAGLQAMSGLV from the exons ATGCCGCTCACTACGTGGCGGAAGGAGGCTGGGTGGCCCGGTTGCCGTGGCGACGCTTCAG ATGGCGACGGAGTCCGCGAAGCAGAGGCTGAGCGAAGGCTTCAATCCGAGCCCATGGCCAAGGAGGGGCCGAGTCCTGATTCTGGTGGAAAG AAAGCATTGGCCCCCGGAGCCGCGCTCAGAGTCGTCCCCCGGAGCCGCGCTCAGAGTCGTCCCCCGGAGCCGCGCTCAGAGTCGTCCCCCGGAGCCGCGCTCGCAGCCGCCCCCTCCCTGTGTTCTCGCCTCGGCCACATGAAGGCAAAAgcttggcctggcctggcctggccgcgG GACGGGCTGGCGCGCGGCTCAACGCCGAGCCTGAAGGAGGAGCCCTTGGCAGCTCGCTCCTGGATGCATTCGAGCGGCATGCTGGATGCCATGCAGAG TGGGGCGGGCTTAGCGCGGGCCCACTTTGAGAAGCAGCCACCGTCCAACCTGAGGAAGTCCAACTTCTTCCACTTTGTCTTGGCGCTGTACGACCGGCGGGGCCAGCCGGTGGAAATGGAGCGGGCCGCCTACGTGGACTTTGTGGAGAAGGAGAAG GAACCCACGGCAGAAAAAACCAACAACGGCATTCATTACAAGCTGCAGCTGCTCTACGCCAACG GCGCGCGAGGAGAGCAGGACCTCTACGTGCGACTCATTGACTCCGTGAGCAAACAG GCCATCGTCTACGAGGGTCAGGACAAGAATCCGGAGATGTGCCGAGTTCTGCTGACGCACGAGATCATGTGCAG CCGCTGCTGCGATAAGAAAAGCTGCGGAAACCGAAACGAGACGCCCTCCGACCCGGTCGTCATCGACAG GTTCTTCCTCAAGTTCTTCCTCAAGTGTAACCAAAATTGTCTGAAAAACGCCGGAAACCCCAGAGACATGAGGAGGTTTCAG GTGGCGGTGTGCACAACGCTCAACGTGGACGGGCACGTCCTGGCCGTCTCCGACAACATGTTTGTGCACAACAACTCCAAACACGGCCGCCGAGCTCGGAGACTGGACCCGTCTGAAG CAGCGTGTCCGTGCATCAAGGCCGTCAGCCCCAGTGAGGGATGGACCACGGGGGGCGCCACCGTCATCCTCATTGGAGAGAACTTCTTTGACGGCCTTCAGGTGGTCTTCGGGAGCATGCTGGTGTGGAGCGAG CTCATCACACCGCACGCCATCCGTGTGCAAACCCCCCCGCGCCACATCCCCGGAGTGGTGGAGGTCACCTTGTCCTACAAGTCCAAGCACTTTTGCAAAGGGGCGCCTGGACGCTTCATCTACACAg CCTTGAACGAGCCCACCATCGATTACGGCTTCCAGAGGCTACAGAAGGTCATTCCTCGTCACCCCGGAGACCCCGAGAGGCTTCCCAAG GAAGTGCTCCTGAAGCGAGCGGCCGACATGGCAGAGGCCTTGTACGCGGCGCCGCCTGGCAACCAG GAGACCATCCTGAAGCGAGCGGCGGACGTGGCCGAGGCCCTCTACAGCGTCCCGCGCAGCCACCCCCCGCACGCCATGATGGGAGTTGGCTCCTTTGGCGGCGGCCAGCTGGCGCTCGACCTCAACGACGCTGCTCAAG GCGGCTACGCTCCCGGCAGCGGCCAGCCGTCCCCCAGAGGGTATGCCCCCAGCCCCCCCAACCAGCAGAGCAACTACGGCGCCTACGGCAACAGCAGCATGCCCAACCTCGGGCTGGCGTCTTCACCCAACTTCCTCAACGGATCCTCCGCCAACATGCCTTACGGCA TCGTAGCGACCAGTCCCACCGTATCTGGCTGTAGCTCTGCCCACGGCGTCTTTGCCTTCTCTGCCAGCGTAAAAACCAAGAGCGCCTTTGCCCCCGTAGTgaggcccgccgccgccgccgcagcatcagccaccccgCCCCTGCCGCCGCCCAACAACTGCGGACTCAACGCCGGACTGCAAG CCATGTCGGGCCTGGTGTAG
- the LOC125991451 gene encoding rho GTPase-activating protein SYDE1 — protein sequence MLSSEQKSTGQVPTSSVSICVSASSFSRSDESREIFLAIQIDGIARARTSLLRPRGHSVPLDHTFRLELERARRLGVAVLRPAARFDRAARPGNVVCCLGGVALPPLFKGSGARQLSVKLEPQGRLDIKVSLQERRDAQGAANPSGPARVFGVELRRLLEEERSAGGVPLLVQKTVAEIERRGLKAVGLYRLCGSAAVKKQLRDGFESDSSAVWLGEDLYPDVNVLTGILKDFLRELPSSLITAALYEVVREAMTRRPAPPPSPDVRWATVELLSCLPVPERATLTLLLDHLSLVAHFSSRNRMTHRNLAVCFGPVLLKRAAEAKGGPGGGEASGDSARAVDFKLHIEALHYLLRLWPVPTHRIPAGADDDDDNDVCPAPRPKPTGQRPDGGALEAVWRRGRGAVARLDSPPPANRYAGDWSGQRLAPGRDAEYDEVARSESDRGHVLLLPRLEGSGGEDDDDDDDDEEEEQDGGEAWRSGARRAPRCCAEDLLDFDAPFNCRLSLKDFDGLINDLDRELAKRVNICT from the exons ATGCTGAGC AGTGAGCAGAAAAGCACAGGCCAGGTGCCAACCTCCAGTGTGAGCATTTGTGTCTCCGCCTCCTCTTTTTCCAGGTCGGACGAGAGCCGGGAAATTTTTCTGGCAATCCAGATTGACGGAATAGCTCGAGCCAGGACTTCCCTCCTTCGCCCGCGAGGTCACTCCGTTCCTTTGGACCACACCTTCCGCCTGGAGCTGGAGCGAGCGCGTCGACTCGGAGTGGCGGTGCTTCGTCCCGCCGCTCGCTTTGACCGAGCGGCTCGGCCGGGCAACGTGGTTTGCTGTCTGGGGGGCGTGGCCCTGCCGCCGCTATTCAAAG GAAGTGGCGCTCGGCAGCTCAGCGTCAAGCTGGAACCCCAAGGCCGTCTGGACATCAAAGTGTCGCTGCAGGAGCGACGGGACGCGCAG GGGGCAGCTAACCCGAGCGGACCCGCTCGTGTCTTCGGGGTGGAACTGCGTCGGCTGCTGGAGGAAGAAAGATCGGCCGGCGGCGTGCCATTGCTGGTCCAGAAGACGGTGGCGGAGATCGAACGGCGAGGACTGAAG GCCGTGGGTCTCTACCGACTGTGCGGCTCGGCCGCGGTCAAGAAGCAGCTGAGGGATGGCTTCGAGAGCGACAGCTCGGCCGTCTGGCTGGGAGAGGACCTCTACCCCGACGTCAACGTCCTGACGG GAATCCTCAAAGACTTCCTGCGCGAGCTGCCGTCTTCGCTCATCACGGCCGCCTTGTACGAGGTGGTGAGGGAAGCCATGACCCGGCGGCCCGCCCCGCCGCCGAGCCCGGACGTCCGCTGGGCCACGGTGGAGCTGCTCTCGTGTCTGCCGGTGCCGGAGAGG GCCACTTTGACTCTGCTGCTGGACCATCTCAGCCTGGTGGCCCACTTCAGCTCTCGCAACAGGATGACGCACCGAAACCTGGCCGTCTGCTTCGGCCCGGTGCTGCTCAAACGAGCGGCGGAGGCAAAAGGGGGGCCGGGAGGGGGGGAGGCGTCGGGGGATTCGGCCCGCGCCGTCGACTTCAAGCTTCACATTGAGGCCTTGCACTACCTGCTGCGGCTGTGGCCCG TGCCGACCCACCGAATTCCAGCAGGAgcagacgacgacgacgacaatgATGTCTGCCCCGCTCCTCGGCCCAAGCCGACCGGCCAGAGGCCAGACGGCGGAGCTTTGGAAGCGGTGTGGCGCCGGGGCCGGGGCGCCGTGGCCCGTTTGGACAGTCCGCCGCCAGCCAACCGCTACGCCGGTGACTGGAGCGGGCAGCGGCTTGCGCCCGGACGGGACGCCGAGTACGACGAGGTGGCGAGGAGCGAAAGCGACCGAGGTCACGTTTTACTTTTGCCACGTCTTGAAGGTTCAG GCGGcgaagatgatgatgacgacgacgacgacgaggaggaggagcaggacgGGGGAGAAGCGTGGCGCTCGGGGGCCCGCCGAGCGCCCCGCTGCTGCGCCGAGGACCTGCTGGACTTTGATGCTCCGTTTAACTGCCGACTCAGCCTGAAGGACTTTGACGGCCTGATTAACGACCTGGACCGAGAGCTGGCCAAACGCGTCAACATTTGCACGTAG